A single genomic interval of Acetonema longum DSM 6540 harbors:
- a CDS encoding carbohydrate ABC transporter permease: protein MRIEPELKWHILLGCILFLSLMPIVFAVSSSFKELSEAYSNVFGLIPEQPTFNNYLQVFSRLPLVQITANTFLIAAAVTLFKTLTGVLAAYGFVYFDFRGKNILYFILISTIFVPFTVTMIPNYLTVSQLGFRNTVIGVILPQLADATGIFLLRQAMRTIPRSLIEAARIDQAGHLHILGGIVLPLIKPAVVSTGIMFFINSWNEYVWPVLILKDKENYTLPLALQLFISSEGGTDFTIAMAVSVMTMLIPLLLFLIFQRYIISTFTSSGIK from the coding sequence ATGAGAATTGAACCGGAACTCAAATGGCATATTCTGCTCGGCTGCATCCTGTTTCTGTCGCTGATGCCCATTGTGTTCGCCGTTTCCAGTTCGTTTAAGGAACTCAGCGAGGCTTACAGCAACGTGTTCGGCCTGATCCCTGAGCAGCCGACTTTCAATAATTATTTGCAGGTGTTCTCCCGGCTGCCGCTGGTGCAGATCACCGCTAACACCTTTTTGATCGCAGCGGCGGTGACGCTGTTTAAGACTCTCACCGGCGTCCTGGCAGCCTATGGCTTTGTGTATTTTGATTTTCGGGGGAAAAATATTCTTTATTTCATTTTGATCAGCACCATCTTTGTTCCCTTTACCGTGACCATGATCCCCAACTATCTGACGGTATCCCAGCTCGGTTTCCGCAATACGGTCATCGGCGTTATCCTACCGCAGCTGGCGGATGCCACCGGTATCTTTCTGCTGCGGCAGGCGATGCGGACCATCCCCCGGTCCCTGATCGAGGCGGCGCGCATTGACCAGGCCGGCCACCTGCACATTCTCGGCGGCATTGTGCTGCCGCTGATCAAACCGGCGGTTGTGTCCACCGGCATCATGTTTTTTATCAATTCCTGGAACGAATATGTCTGGCCGGTGCTGATTCTCAAGGACAAGGAGAACTATACGCTGCCGCTGGCGCTGCAGCTGTTTATCAGCTCCGAGGGAGGCACCGACTTCACAATCGCGATGGCGGTATCGGTGATGACGATGCTGATTCCGCTGCTGCTGTTCCTGATATTCCAGCGCTATATTATCAGTACCTTTACTTCTTCCGGCATCAAATAA
- a CDS encoding carbohydrate ABC transporter permease — MKPEKAGSRLINGDNWIAFSFILPSLLVFAVFMFYPLFYTAYLSFFDWNMIKPVKVFVGWGNYLVLFQDPLTYTVLKNTAAYIAILLLLNCAAPYALAFILSFVIERGLGFYKSAFFLPSVISLVVGSILYLWILNPISGPVALIAKFFGITVPVWSKTQGLVIVVLSLITTWKVFGYNFIVIFGGVAGVPREVIEAARIDNVPLHRIFFDIVLPMSSATGVYILIMTVVQGLQYVFTPIKVITQGGPDNASSNAIYNVYQEAFTLYRTGYASAFAIVAMVLFVILLVLEFRYVEKGVYYEN, encoded by the coding sequence ATGAAACCGGAGAAAGCAGGGTCCCGTTTGATCAACGGGGACAACTGGATCGCTTTTAGCTTTATCCTGCCTTCACTGCTCGTTTTTGCGGTATTTATGTTTTATCCGTTGTTTTATACCGCGTATTTAAGCTTTTTCGACTGGAATATGATTAAGCCGGTCAAGGTCTTTGTCGGCTGGGGCAATTACCTGGTCTTGTTCCAGGACCCGCTGACCTATACGGTGCTGAAAAATACGGCGGCCTATATCGCCATTTTGCTGCTGCTGAACTGCGCCGCGCCCTATGCCCTGGCATTTATCCTGTCCTTTGTAATCGAACGCGGCCTGGGGTTTTACAAAAGCGCGTTTTTTCTGCCCAGCGTGATTTCGCTGGTGGTGGGTTCGATCCTGTATTTATGGATCTTGAACCCGATCTCCGGTCCGGTGGCGCTGATCGCCAAATTTTTTGGCATCACCGTGCCTGTCTGGAGCAAGACCCAGGGACTGGTCATTGTGGTGCTGAGCCTGATTACCACCTGGAAAGTGTTTGGTTACAATTTTATCGTCATCTTCGGCGGCGTCGCCGGGGTGCCCCGGGAGGTCATTGAAGCCGCCCGCATTGACAATGTTCCCCTGCACCGCATTTTTTTCGATATTGTGTTACCTATGAGCAGCGCCACCGGCGTCTATATCTTGATTATGACCGTTGTCCAGGGACTGCAGTATGTCTTTACCCCTATTAAGGTTATTACCCAGGGAGGGCCGGATAACGCCAGCTCCAATGCGATTTACAACGTCTATCAGGAAGCCTTTACCCTTTACCGTACCGGCTACGCGTCGGCCTTCGCCATTGTGGCAATGGTTTTGTTCGTCATCCTGCTGGTCCTGGAATTCCGCTATGTGGAGAAAGGCGTCTACTATGAGAATTGA
- a CDS encoding MGDG synthase family glycosyltransferase, which translates to MALRVLILSASVGAGHLRAAQAVELALREIHPDAMIQNLDVLELTNAAFRRLYGRAYLDLVHKAPHVLGYIYDMLDQPGWFTHNGGDRLRQLMEQLNLKPFIDLLTSQPWDLVLNTHFLPASIIASLKNENRLQLPHVTVTTDFDTHRLWVNQPCERYFTAAEEGKINLTAWGVPVGDIILTGIPIHPVFAQPKSRQDCCQRQGLSGDRPLVLQLAGGFGVGSIERIYQSLLTVEQPLEVMVVAGRNVKVRQQLETRACPPRHRTHIFGFTDQIDELMAAADIIVSKPGGLTTAETLARGAAMVIVDPIPGQESRNSDFLLENGAAVKVNNLSTLAYKVSSLLADPGRLRQIQDNACRIARPRAAFDVVQRSLELLS; encoded by the coding sequence ATGGCTCTTCGCGTCCTCATTTTATCCGCATCGGTCGGAGCCGGTCATCTCCGTGCAGCGCAGGCTGTGGAACTGGCTTTGCGTGAAATTCACCCCGATGCCATGATCCAAAACCTTGATGTCCTGGAGTTAACCAACGCGGCGTTTCGCCGCCTTTACGGCCGGGCTTACCTGGACTTGGTTCACAAAGCGCCTCATGTCCTGGGCTATATTTACGATATGCTGGACCAGCCGGGCTGGTTTACCCACAACGGCGGAGACCGTCTGCGCCAGCTCATGGAACAGCTCAACCTTAAGCCTTTTATTGACTTGTTGACCTCGCAGCCTTGGGACCTTGTTCTTAATACTCATTTTCTCCCTGCCAGCATCATTGCTTCGCTAAAAAACGAAAATCGTCTCCAGCTGCCTCACGTTACTGTTACCACTGACTTTGATACCCATCGTCTGTGGGTCAATCAACCCTGTGAACGGTATTTCACCGCTGCCGAAGAGGGAAAAATCAATCTGACCGCCTGGGGCGTCCCTGTCGGCGATATTATACTTACCGGCATCCCGATTCACCCGGTTTTCGCCCAGCCCAAGAGCCGCCAGGATTGTTGCCAGCGCCAGGGCCTGTCCGGGGACCGTCCTCTCGTTCTCCAACTGGCCGGAGGCTTTGGCGTCGGCTCGATCGAACGGATTTACCAGTCGCTCCTGACCGTTGAGCAGCCCCTGGAGGTCATGGTAGTAGCCGGCCGTAACGTTAAGGTCAGACAGCAGTTGGAAACCCGGGCCTGTCCCCCGCGGCATCGCACCCACATCTTCGGCTTTACCGACCAGATCGACGAATTAATGGCTGCTGCCGATATTATTGTTTCCAAGCCCGGCGGCCTGACAACGGCAGAAACCCTGGCCAGGGGCGCCGCTATGGTGATCGTGGACCCGATTCCCGGTCAGGAAAGCCGCAACAGCGACTTTCTGCTGGAAAATGGCGCTGCCGTAAAAGTCAACAATCTCTCCACTTTAGCTTATAAAGTCAGTTCCCTGCTGGCTGACCCCGGCAGGCTGCGCCAAATACAGGACAACGCCTGTCGCATCGCCCGCCCCCGCGCCGCCTTCGACGTGGTTCAGCGTTCCCTGGAGTTGTTGAGCTAA
- a CDS encoding sugar phosphate isomerase/epimerase family protein, with amino-acid sequence MSRIYISTNLYSPSQMHRIFTLMEQIGDRTVGIELFPEWQSEVFCRELEGYMPQFSHYPISLHGPYYCTEHSAAAGTPDYERSMAYFRRTFGLSERLSSRYIVFHHNNCRVEPQKRQEMIDTAAQNLAQLRYEARLCGARLAVENAGVLASGNMLFDETQFIDMAAAIPDGILLDVGHAHANGWDIPRVIRKLADKIIAYHLHNNDGREDQHNRIHDGTLDMAQVLTCCGQFTPQADLVIEYGKQCAGDIAGIAADVSYIRSIIDRSAA; translated from the coding sequence ATGTCGAGAATATATATCAGTACCAATCTATATAGTCCGTCGCAGATGCATCGAATTTTCACCCTGATGGAACAAATCGGCGACCGGACGGTGGGCATCGAGCTGTTCCCAGAGTGGCAAAGTGAAGTCTTTTGCCGCGAATTGGAGGGGTATATGCCCCAATTTTCCCACTATCCGATCAGTCTGCACGGCCCTTATTACTGCACCGAGCACAGCGCAGCCGCCGGCACGCCGGACTACGAGCGATCCATGGCTTACTTCCGCCGGACCTTTGGACTGTCGGAGCGGCTGAGCAGCCGCTATATCGTCTTCCATCACAATAATTGCCGGGTGGAACCACAGAAGCGGCAGGAAATGATCGACACAGCGGCCCAAAACCTGGCGCAGCTGCGATACGAAGCCCGGCTCTGCGGCGCCCGGCTGGCAGTGGAAAATGCCGGCGTGCTGGCCAGCGGCAACATGCTGTTTGACGAAACCCAGTTCATTGATATGGCTGCCGCCATTCCCGATGGAATCCTGCTGGATGTGGGCCACGCTCATGCCAACGGCTGGGATATCCCGCGGGTCATTCGAAAGCTGGCGGATAAGATTATCGCCTACCATCTGCACAATAATGACGGCAGAGAGGACCAGCATAACCGTATTCACGACGGCACACTGGATATGGCGCAGGTTTTGACCTGCTGCGGGCAATTTACGCCTCAGGCGGATTTGGTCATTGAATACGGCAAACAGTGCGCCGGCGATATTGCCGGTATTGCCGCCGATGTGTCCTATATCAGAAGCATTATCGACAGGTCTGCCGCCTGA